The Dehalococcoidia bacterium genomic sequence ATGACACCCCATATTTTGGAAACTGCTATTTTCAGATTATCAGACGGCTGCCTTACGGCGGGCAATACCCCCCGTAAACGCCAAGAAGAGGATAGCACACCACGAGACAGCTGCCAACCTGATGCTCAGGGATTACCTACCGTAAGTTGACAGTTACTACACTGCACTCAAAGTTGACCATATCAAAGCGGAAGGACTATAATAGCTATTGGGATACAGAATGTCTCTACATGAGTCTTGTGGTGTATTTGGAATTTATGCTCCTGGTGAAGATATAGCAAGGCTCACCTATTTTGCCCTCTACGCTCTTCAACACCGCGGTCAGGAAAGCTCAGGTATTGCCGCCAGCAATGGATATTCCATTCGCCTTCATGCGGACATGGGATTAGTGGCCCAGGTATTCGATGAAGATATCCTGGGGCAGCTAACGGGTAAGATCGCGATCGGCCATAATCGCTACTCCACCACCGGATCAAGCCGCATCATTAATGCCCAGCCGATCATCGTGCCCAGCCCCTTCGGTGATATCGCGCTGGGCCATAATGGAAATCTGATCAACGCCACTTATCTCAAGCAGGGGCTTGAAAGTGAAGGGTACGCTTTCCGCACCACCACTGATTCTGAAGTGATCGCTCACTTATTGGCATCGGCACCGGGAAAAACATTCGTAGAGAAAATGCGATATGCCATGGCAAGGCTTCAGGGTGCCTACAGCCTGGTGATCATGACAAAGGATAAACTTTTCGGCATAAGGGATCCGCTGGGAGTGCGCCCTTTGTGTCTGGGATCTTTGAACGGTCATTGGGTATTATCTTCGGAGAGTTGTGCTCTGGATCAACTCGGGATGAATTTTGTCCGGGAAATAATGCCGGGCGAAATTGTGATGATCGATGAATCCGGACTTCATAGTTTTCCTTCTGATAATCCCCAACCTGAGAGAGCGCTCTGCGTTTTCGAGTACATCTATTTTGCGCGTCCCGATAGTATTATCGGCGGACGGCAT encodes the following:
- the purF gene encoding amidophosphoribosyltransferase, whose amino-acid sequence is MSLHESCGVFGIYAPGEDIARLTYFALYALQHRGQESSGIAASNGYSIRLHADMGLVAQVFDEDILGQLTGKIAIGHNRYSTTGSSRIINAQPIIVPSPFGDIALGHNGNLINATYLKQGLESEGYAFRTTTDSEVIAHLLASAPGKTFVEKMRYAMARLQGAYSLVIMTKDKLFGIRDPLGVRPLCLGSLNGHWVLSSESCALDQLGMNFVREIMPGEIVMIDESGLHSFPSDNPQPERALCVFEYIYFARPDSIIGGRHLYPSRMAMGARLARDYPVDADIVIGVPDSATAASVGYSRASGIPFSEGLLKSRYVGRTFIQPDQRLRDVGVRLKFSPLPDVLAGKRVVVVDDSIVRGTTTPRIVALLKKAGAKEIHVRICAPPIRHPCVFGIDMATRRELIAAQRTVPEIREVIGADSLGYQSIEGLIESVDLPRESLCLACFTGNYPVPIQLEMDKFALETV